The sequence below is a genomic window from Candidatus Limnocylindria bacterium.
TCGAGAGCGGCGCGACGCCGATCGCGATGCGCGTCCCGGTGGACCGCGACTTCGCGATCGACATCGCCGTCGCGGTCGGTGAGGCAGGCGTTCCTATCGCGGCAGTGAGCTACGGCGCGAACGACACGGCGGCGGCGGTGTTCCCGATGGACTGGGGCACGCAGGTGCCGCTGCACTTCATGGGCGGCCGGGATGAGCCGCCCAAGCCGATCGTCATGGTCGCGCCGGCGCGCGATCTTCCGTGGGACGCGCACGTGACCGCAGGCCGTGCGATCGCGAAAGCGGCCGAGACATCCGGCAAGCGCGTCGCGCTCATCGCCTCGTGCGATCACGGACACGCGCATGACCCGAAGGGTCCCTATGGGTTCAGCCCGGCATCCAAAGAGTTCGACGACAAGGTCGTGGAGCTCGTGAAGAGCGACGCCCTCGGTGAGCTGCTGCGATTCGACAAAGCGTTCGTCGCCGAGGCGAAGGCCGACAGCTTCTGGCAGATGCTGATGCTCCACGGCGCGATCGCCGACCGCTGGCACGGCGAGTTCCTTTCGTACGAGGCGCCGACGTATTTCGGCATGCTCTGCGCGGCGTATTTGCCCAGAAATCCGGCCTAGGGAACCTTCCGCCCGGCTCGCCGTCATACCGCCATCCGGCCATGGCCGGAAGGAGGACACGGTATGAGACGGTTCATCGCCGGCGCGGCAGCACTCGTCGCAGCCTTCGTCGTGAGCACGCAGCCAGCCGCAGCCTGCGCGGGCCTCATCGGCCCCAACGGCGCGGTCAACCTGCTCCGCACCACGACCTTCGCGGGTTACCACGATGGCATCGAGCACTACGTCACCGCGTTCAAGTTCCAGGGCGGTAGCGGGCAGTTCGGCTCGCTCGTACCGCTTCCGGGTGTTCCGACGTCGGTCGAAAAGGGCGGCGACTGGACGCTCCAGCGCCTGATCCGCGAGACCGAGCTCGCGAAGCGCTCGCTCTTCGCGCCGACCGCTCTCGCGTCGGCGGGTGCGCGCGAGGACGCGCAGGTCCTGATGCAGGTGAAGATCGACGCGCTCGACATCAGCGTTCTCAAGGGCGGCGGCGAGGCCGTCGGACGGTGGGCCACCGAGCACGGCTTCCGTCTTCCCGCTGACGCACCCGAGGTGCTCGACTTCTACGCCGCGCGTAGCCCGATCTTCCTGGCCGCCGTCTTCGACGCCGACGCGGCAAAGGCAAAGGGCCAGAACATCGGCGACGGCACGCCGGTCCACATCACGATCCCGACCGCGAATCCCTGGGTCCCGCTGCGGATCCTCGGCACCGGCAAGAACGCCAACGATCGCATCACCGCGGATGTCTATCTCCTGACGGATCGCAAGCCTGTGCTGCTCCCCGCGCCGATCGGCAACGGCATGCAGCTCGAGCACAGCGCGACCGCATCGGCGTCGCTGCTGGACGACCTTCGTTCCGACAAGGGCATGGACTGGGTCCCTGAGATGGGTTGGCTCACCAAGCTCGCCATCAACGCGTCGGCGAGCCAGCTGACGTACGACCTCGCGGTCAGCGCGAACGGGACCGTCGCGTCTCGTGTCGCCGCCGGACTCGAGGCTCCTGCGAACCCGACGACTCCCGCAAGCAACAACTCATCGAGCCAGCCGGTCGCCCTCATGGGCATCGCGATCCTCGGACTCGGCGCGCTCCTTCTCGTCGGCAGGTTCGCCCCACGGTCGGTCAAGCCGTGAGGCGCGCCCTGGTGGCGCTCGCGCTCGCCGCATTCGCGGCGAGCGCCTGCGCCACGGCGCAGGCCGCCACGCCGACGCAGGTCGGCGTCCGGATCCACTACTCGCACTTCGCGCCAGATCGCATCGAGGTGCCAGCCGGAGTGCCGATCACCTTCACGATCGTGAACGACGACCCGATCGACCACGAGTGGCTCATCGGAGACGCCGCGTTCCACGACCGGCATCGCACCGGCACCGAGCCGGTCCACGGTGACCGTCCCGATGAGGTCTCGCTCCCGCCGATGTCGACCAAACTGACTACGCTCACCTTCGCGCCCGGCACGTACACGTACATCTGCCACTTCCCTGGGCACGAGGCCTACGGAATGGTCGGAGCGCTCGTCGCCAGAGGCTAGTGAGGTCCGCTGAGCACTGGCAGTGCGAAGCTCGTGACGCGCCACCCACCATCGACATAGCCGAGCGTCGCGACGTACTTGCGATCGAACAAGCCGGTCACGCCGTAGTGGCCCACGGTCGCGGTGGCTGCGGGACGGTCGAGGACCAATGGATTCGGAAGCGCGTCCCAGCGGCGCGTCTCGTCGAAGTCCCACGACCCAAGTAATCCAGCATCGCTGGCCCAGTACTGCGGCTGAGTGATCAACAGCTTCGCGCTCGCGATCGCGCTCGACTTGACCTGGTACGCGCCTCGCGCATCCGTGATCGCGCTCGCGCTCTCCGGTGGCACGGGCGTCGGTCCGTGGTTGGACGGGTCGGACGGAAAGACCATGACCTGAGCGCCGCGGACCGGCGCGCCGCCCACGGTCACCGTCCCGCTCAGCAGGTGCTTCGCGCCGGTATACGGAGTGGTGAACGGGGTGGGCACGACCGTCCGGGCGGCAGGCGCCGGCGTCGCTTGCCGTGGCGGGGCGGTCACCTGCATCGTCGCCATCGGCGTCGGGACTGCCGTCGTCGGCTGGACGCTCGCAGCGCTCCCAGCCTGACCGGTCCCGAGCCGCTCGCGCGACGCGCGCAACTGCTGTCCGACCACCAGGCCAGCGGCGATGATCGCAACGGCGAGAGCGCCCTGCATGAGCAGACGAGGCATCACTTTCATGATGGGGCTTGCCCGCCTGGTCCTAACGTGTGGCGGCGCCGTGGGAGTTTGATGCGGGCTCGGAGCGGACCGCCTGCGCGGCGATCAGCGTCGGGGCACAGGCCGCGAGCAGCAGGACCACATAGAGGAAGAGGCGCCGCATGGAGTCATCCTCCAGCGGCGCCTCTCTTCGCGCGTCTGAGTTCGCTCGCGCGAACTCTTATCAGCTCTGCTCTTTGAACTCGCCCTCGATGGTGTCGCCGTCCTTCTTGTCGCCGGCCGTGGCACCCGCGGGTTCGCCCTCGGGCTGCTGTGGCTGGCCGTCGTTTGAGGGCGGCTGCTGCTGGTTCATGGCCTCGCCGATCTTCATCGACGCGACTCGCAGCTCCTCCATCGCGGTCTTGATCCGCTGCGTGTCGTCGCCCTTCAGCGTCTCGCGCAGCGCGGCGATCTTCTCCTCGACATCCTTCTTGATTTCGGCGGGAGCCTTGTCGCCGAGGTCGCGGAGCGTCTTCTCGATCTGGTACGCGAAGGTGTCGGCTTCATTGCGGGTCTGGATCCGCTCGACGTTGCGGCGGTCCTCCTCCGCATGCGCCTGCGCGTCCTTCACCAGCTTCTCGACCTCGTCCTTGCTGAGGCCGCTCGAAGCGGTGATCGTGACGTGCTGCTCCTTGCCACTGGCCTTGTCCTTCGCCTTGACGTTGAGGATCCCGTTCGCGTCGATGTCGAACGTCACCTCGATCTGCGGAACGCCTCGTGGAGCAGGCGGGATGCCGTCGAGGATGAATCGCGCCAGGCTCTTGTTGTCCGCGGCGAGCTCGCGCTCACCCTGGACGACATGGATCTCCACCTGGGTCTGGCCGTCGCTGGCCGTGGTGAAGATCTGCGACTTCGACGTCGGAATGGTGCTGTTGCGCTCGATGAGCTTGGTGGCGACGCCACCGAGGGTCTCGATGCCGAGCGACAGCGGCGTGACGTCGAGGAGAAGGATGTCCTTCACCTCGCCCTTGAGCACGCCGGCCTGGATCGCGGCGCCGATCGCCACGACCTCGTCAGGGTTGACGCTCTTGTTCGGCTCCTTGCCGAACAGCTTCTTCACGGTCTCCACGACGAGCGGCATGCGCGTCATGCCACCGACCAGGACCACTTCGTCGATCTTGTCCGCGCTCACGCCCGCGTCTGCGATGGCCTTCTTGACGGGACTGACCGTCTTCTCGACGAGGTCACCGATGAGCTGCTCGAGCTTGCTCCGCGTCAGCGTGATGACGAGGTGCTTCGGACCGGCCTGATCCGCCGTGATGAACGGCAGGTTGATCTCGGTCTGCTGCGTGCTCGAGAGCTCGATCTTCGCCTTCTCCGCAGACTCCTTCAGACGCTGAAGGGCCATGCGGTCGTTCTTCAGATCGATGCCCTGATCCTTCTTGAATTCCTCGATGAGCCAGTCGATGATCCGCGCGTCGAAGTCGTCGCCACCCAGGTGCGTGTCACCATTCGTGGCCTTGACCTCGAAGACACCTTCACCGAGCTGCAGGATCGAGATGTCGAAGGTCCCGCCGCCGAGGTCGTAGACCGCGACGAGCTCGTCCTTCTTCTTGTCGAGCCCATAGGCCAGCGCGGCCGCGGTGGGCTCGTTGATGATGCGCAGGACCTCGAGGCCAGCGATCTGGCCGGCGTCCTTCGTGGCCTGACGCTGGCTGTCGTCGAAGTACGCGGGAACGGTGATGACCGCCTGCGTGACCTTGTCGCCGAGGAACGCCTCGGCGTCGGTCTTCAGCTTGCCGAGGATCATCGCCGAGACCTCGGGCGGCGTGAGCTTGCGGCTGTCGGCGAGGACGACCTCGACGCCGCCGTTGCTTGCCTGACCGACCTTGTATGGGACCTGCTTCAACGATCGCTGCACCTCGGGGTCGGTGAAACGCCGCCCCATGAAGCGCTTGATCGAGTAGATCGTGTTCTCCGGGTTCGTGATCGCCTGCCGCTTCGCGACCTGGCCGACCAGACGCTCCCCGCTCTTGGTGAACGCGACGACGGACGGCGTGATCCGTCCACCCTCCGCGTTCGGGATGATCGTGGGCTCTCCACCTTCCATGTACGCCACGGCCGAGTTGGTGGTGCCCAGGTCGATACCGATGACCTTTGGCATGTTCGCTACTCCTTCTTCTTGGCGACCGTGACGAGCGCTGGGCGGATGACCCGGTCGTGCAGTCGGTACGCCTTTTGATGTTCTTCGATGACAGTGCCCTCGGGCTTGTCGGACTCGACGTACGCGACGGCCTGGTGCAGATACGGGTCGAACGGTTTGCCGAGCGAGTCGATCACGTCGAGGCCTTCGGCCTCGAGGACCGTGCGCAGCTTGCGCTCAACGAGCCACATCCCTTCGACCCACGGCTGACCCTTCAGATCCTCCGGCACCGTGCCAAGCGCGCGGTCGTAGCCGTCGAGAACGTCGAGCAGCTTCGCGATGAGATCCGCCTTTGCGAACTTGGCGAACTCGTTCCGCTCGCTTTCGTTGCGCTTGCGGTAATTCGCGAAGTCCGCGGTCATGCGCTGGAGATCGCTCGTGAGCTCCTCGACCTTGGACTGCGTCGTGGGCGGTTCGGGCTCCACATCGGCGACCGCGCCGTGGGTCGGCCCATTCGTCCGCGTCCGAAGACGCTCTTCGAGCAGCTCCTCCGCCTTTCGTGCTTTGTCGTCCATGATCTAGTGACCCTCCATGACTCGAACGAGATCGCTCATCAGCGATCCGACGTAGCGCACCGCGCCGATGGTGCGCGCGTAGTCCATGCGCGTCGGACCTACGACGCCGACGTATCCGAGGTATTCCGTGCCGGCACCGTACCGTCCGAACACCAGGCTGCAGCCACGGAGTGGCTCCAGCCGGTGCTCGCTGCCGATCGCGACATGCACCTCGTCGTCGCCGAGCGTCGGCGGCAGCAGGTCGATGAGGCGCGTGCGGTCCTCGAGGAGCCGCAGCATGTCCTGCATCCGTCCGCCGGCCGCGAACTCCGGTTGCGCGAGGATGTTCTGGATGCCATCGGTATAGACGTCATGCGTCCGCGCGGCGTCGTGGTCGTCCAGCGCTCGCGCGATCGCTCCGGCGACCTCGGAGTCGACACCCGTCTCGCTCCGAGTCGCGCCGCGCACACCGGCGGCGTCGCGAGATAGCAGCGCCTCGGTGAGACGCGATGACAGCGAACGCAGATGCTCGGGCGTCGTCGCGACGCGCAGCTCGATCAGCTGCTGCGCCACCGTGCCTCCTTCGAAGACGACGACGACCAGGGCGCGCCTCTCGCTGATCGGGACCACCTCGACGTGCCGCAGCGTGGCCCGGCCCGATGCCGGTGGCGTCACGATGGCCGCCTCGGTCGTCAGACGAGCGAGCGTCGAGGCCGCGAGACGCAGCCACTCCGACGTGTTCGAGAGCGCCTGCTGGAACTGGTGGCTCACCGTGAGCTGCTCCTCCGGATGAAGACTCGGCCGCGGCATCAGGCTCTCGATGAAGTAGCGGTACCCCAGATCTGTCGGAACGCGTCCGGCGGATGTGTGCGGATGCGTGAGGAGACCCATCTCCTCGAGCGCGGCCAGCTCACTCCGGACCGTGGCCGACGAGACATCGAGGCGGTACTGACGGACGAGCGCCGCTGAGGCCACCGGCTGGGCCGTGGCGATGTACTCACGGATGACGGCGCGCAGCAGATCACGTTGCCGCTCGCCGAGCTGTGGGAGCTGATCGCTCTTCTGAGGCACTTAGCACTCTCCCATCGAGAGTGCTAATACCCTAGCAAGGCACCGCAGTCGTCGTCAAGCCTGTAACGCTCGCTAAGCCGGTCGTTCGGCTGGCACCCAGCGTGCTGATTGCCACACACTGACGTAGGCGTGGAGGTTCCATCGATGGGGTCGGAGTTCAAGGACTTTCTGCTCAAGGCGAACGTGCTCGCGCTGGCTCTCGCGTTCATCATCGGCGTGGCGCTCGCGGCGGTGGTCAATTCCCTGGTGAAGGACATCATCATGCCGCCCGTGGGGCTGCTCCTCGGTGGGGTCGATTTCAACAACCTGTTCGTCGACCTCTCGGGAAAGCATCCCGCGAGCTTGAAGGCGGCGCAGGACGCGGGGCTGGCGACGCTCAATTACGGCGTGTTCATCAACACGGTGATCACGTTCATCATCGTCGCCTTCGTGGTGTTCGTGATCGCGCGAACGTTCGTGCCGAAGGGCGCACCGACGAAGATCTGCCAGTTCTGCGGCGAGGAGATCCTTGCCTCGGCGACGCGCTGCCGGTACTGCACCAGCCAGCTGACGGCGGGTGCGCGAACCTAGACCGGCGTCGGGCTGATCAGCGCGCGGACGCGGCCGACAAGATCATCGAGCTCGAATGGCTTGGTGACGTAGTCGGCCGCGCCCAGCTCCGTCGCGTAGTTGCGCTCGGACAGGCCGAACATCGCGGTCACCACCACGACGGGCATCTTCACGAGACGGCCATCCGAACGCAGCTCGCGCAGCACCGAGAAGCCGTCGCGTCGCGGCATCATGAGGTCGAGGACCATGCACGAGGGCTCCAGCGAGTCCACGAGCCGCATCGCCTCGTCGCCGTCGCTCGCGAGCTTCGAGTCAAGGCCGTCGTCCCGCAGCGCTGTGACGATCACGTCGCCCAGAGCGGGATCGTCCTCGACCACCAGGACCAGAGGACGCTTTCGCGCCACTAGACCCGGATCTCCTTCGCAAGCCGTTCGGGATCAACGATGACGATGTGGCGCCGGCGGATCCCGATGATCTCGCGCCGCTCGAGGTCCCCGAGCACACGGTTCACCGACACGCGCGACGCGCCGATGAAGGCCGCCAGCTCGTCCTGCGTGAGCGTGAGCTCGAGCTTCGCGGTGCCGTCCGCCTGCGCGAGATCGAGCAGGTACTTCGCGACCCGGCTCGGCACGTCCAGGAAGATGAGGTCCTCGACCCGATCCGACAGCCTGCGGATCGTCTTCGCGAGCGCATCGAGCACGACGCGGACCGACGCCGGATGCGCCTCGAGGAACGCGAGGAAGTCGTCGCGCGCCAGAAGGGCGGCCCGGGTGTCCTCGAGCGCCGTCGCCGAGGCGGAGCGCGGGCTGCCGTCGAACAGCGCGAGCTCCCCGAAGAAGTCGCCGGTGCGCATGATCGAGACCAGCGCCTCCTGACCGAACTCGCCCGGGAGCGCGATCTTCACCGCTCCGGCCAGCACCACGTAGAGGTGCATCCCCGGATCGTCCTTACGGAAGAGCGCCTCGCCGCGTTTGAACGACCGCATGCGCATCCGCTCGGCAAGCTGCGCAACTTCGGCATCGTCGAGCTTGGCGAAGAGCGGATAGCGCCGCAGGTGGTCCGGGAGACGTGTCTCCGGCACGGCGCGATTCTAGGTATTCGAACCGCGAAGGGCGTCTCGGACGACGAGGAATTCACCGCGCACATGCGCGTGGAGCAAAGGTGGAGCAACGAGCCTGCCCCGATGAGCGCTGCGCCACGCTGGCGGCTTGTCGGATGGTTGGGCCTTGTCCTTGTACTCGGTGGCCCCTGCGGCGCGTTCTTCCTCGCGTGCAACGGCCTTCCGCCGTTCCAGATCTCGGACGACTCCGGCCAGCAGTTCGGGCTAAAGCGCGGCGTGCCCGGACGGACTCAGGGTCTGGTTGATCCCCGTGACGTTCGAGAACCGCGCCACATATCCATCGGGCGACGGGTGAACGCTGGGCGAGCATCCTTGCTGTCACGCATCCCGTCGGCGCCCGCTCCGCCCACCTTACGTGCTATCGGATGGCCTACGTTGCGGCGGCTTTCGATCTGTCGCCGTTCCTGTCCGGCCCTTGACGGCCACTCCACAATCGACCGCCCATGGACGGCGAGACCACGGTCCGCACCGGCGAGGCGTACGTCTCGGGCGCTCTCACAGCGCTCGAGGAGGGCGCACGCATGCGGCTCTTTTATGAGCTGCTGGCGGAGGTGGTGGAGTCGGTCGGCCTCCGCGCCTACCTTCCCCACCGCGTGACGGGTCCCGTGGCCGCCGCCCATTTGGAACCGCGTGCCGTATACGACATCGACCGCGCGCACGTGACCTCGGCACGCGTCGTCGTGGCGTATGCGGGCATCCCGTCCTTCGGCGTCGGCATCGAGGTCGAGCTCGCACGCGAGCACGCCGTGCCGGTCGTCCTCGTCGTCGAGCGCGAGCGGACGGTATCGCGCCTGCTGCTCGGCAACCCCGCGGTCGTCGAGGTCGTGCGCTTCGTAGACCTCGACGGACTCCGACGCGGGCTGGGCGCGGCCCTCGAGCGCATCGCGGCCATCGCTCCGGGAGCCGCCCTCCCCGTCGTGTCGGACGATGTGGTCGTCCAGCGTTTCCTCGCATCGCTCGAGCAGGCGCGCCACCTTCCTGATGGCGAGATCGCGGCGCTCCTTCGCATCGGAGAGCTGGACGGGGCGGCCGCATCGACGATCCGCGATGCCGTGGCGACCGGACGCCTGTTCGGCGCGGGCCTGCGCGACCTCGTCGGCCGCCACGCGCTCCGCGGCGCCGACCTCGGCGTTTTCGTCCTTCACGACGTGCTCGAGCGTTCGCTCGCCGATACCGCGCGGGCGATCGGCCTCGATCCCCGCGCGACGAGAAAGCGCCTCGAGAACGCGCGCTCGCGCGTCGGCCTCGCGGCGGACGCGCCGGGCGCGGACATCGCACAATGGCTCGTGACCGAGCTGATCGCCCCGCCGACGCGGGCGCTGCAGCTCCATCTCTTCAGTGGAGGGCACGACGCCGCATGAGCAAGGGGCAAAAGAAGCAGAAGACGACCGGCAAGCTGGGCTGGCGCAGCAAGAAGGCCAACCATGGGCGGAAGCCCGGGATGGGTCGCGGCAAGCGCAACTAGCCGGTTTCTTGAGGTAAATGAGACACGCCGCCCCTTCCGGGCGGCGTGTCACGTTTCAGTGGGTACGCGAACTAGCGGCGGCGCTTGCGTGCGGTGCTCTTACGCGCAGTCGACTTGCGGCCGGTGCTCTTTCGCGTCGCCTTGCGCGCTGTCGACTTGCGCTTGGTGCCTTTGCGCGCGGTGGTCTTCTTCTTGGCGGTGGTCTTCTTGCGACCGGTGCTCTTACGAGCCGTCGTCTTCTTCCTCGCGGTCGTCTTCTTGCGGGCGGTGCTCTTCCGGCCGGCGCTGGGCTTCGAGGCGCCGCCCATCGAACCGCCACCCATCGATGACGGTGGCGTTGGCGGTGTACCCGACGGCTGCGGTGCGGGCCAGATGGATCCAGGCTGCTTCTGCGATGACCAATCGTTACCGGTGTTCTCGTCCTGCATGAGGCCTCCCCAAATTTCTTTCGCGCTGGGAGAAGTGCTGTCTGTGCGTGTCATATCGCGTTCGGCACTTCGCCGCAAGCGCGTAGTCGTACTAGACCGGTGCCAACGAGTTCACGTCGTCGGGAAGCAGTCGGACGAACACCTCATTCGCGAGCAAGCGGCCTCGCGCGGTGAGGCGCACGCGCTCGCCGGACCAACGCACGAGGCGCGTGCCGTCGAGCGAGCGCAGCGCGCTCCGAACGTGCAACACCGCGTCCGGCCCGAAGCGCGAGCCGTAACGGACCAGGTCGAGGCCCTCGTCGAGACGCAGCGCGAGCATCGCGCCGTCCACCGCGGCGTCGGCGGCCGCGTCGACGATCCGCTCATCGCCTCGATCGATCGCGCCGATGTAGGCGGTCAGCACTCCCACGTTGCGTGAGCGCACGCCGGCGACGTGCGAATGCGCACCCGCGCCCACACCGAGCCAGTCGCCGTTACGCCAGTAGCCGAGGTTGTGGCGGCAGCGCTTGCCGGGACGCGCCCAGTTCGCGATCTCGTAGTGCCGGTAGCCGCTACGTGCCAGGAACGCCTCAGCCAGCTCGTACAGCGTCGCGATCCCGTCCTCGTCGGGCTGCGCCGCCGCAGACCGCCGCCGCCACCGCTCGACGGACCGCCAGCCGGCCCCCGGCCAGTTGGCCACGGCCTCCTCCGGCTCGAGCGCGAGCTCCAGTGGATAGCAGGAGAGGTGGTCCGGCCCCAGGGCCGTCGCGATCTCGAGGTCCTCCCGCCACCCCGCGGCGGTCTGCCCCGGCCAGCCGAAGATCAGGTCCAGGTTGACGTCTAAACCCACCGAGCGCGCGGCGGCCACCGCGGGCGCGATGTCCTCGGGCTGGTGGGTGCGGCCGAGGGCGCGCAGGCCGGCGGGCGAGAACGACTGGGCGCCGAGCGACAGGCGCGTGATCCCCAGGCCGGCCCACGCCTCGAGCCGCGCGCGATCGAGTGTCGCTGGGTTCGCCTCGACGGTCGCCTCGACTGGTCGGAGATCGAATGCGTCCCCGAGAGCGGCTC
It includes:
- a CDS encoding Crp/Fnr family transcriptional regulator translates to MPETRLPDHLRRYPLFAKLDDAEVAQLAERMRMRSFKRGEALFRKDDPGMHLYVVLAGAVKIALPGEFGQEALVSIMRTGDFFGELALFDGSPRSASATALEDTRAALLARDDFLAFLEAHPASVRVVLDALAKTIRRLSDRVEDLIFLDVPSRVAKYLLDLAQADGTAKLELTLTQDELAAFIGASRVSVNRVLGDLERREIIGIRRRHIVIVDPERLAKEIRV
- the hrcA gene encoding heat-inducible transcriptional repressor HrcA; this translates as MPQKSDQLPQLGERQRDLLRAVIREYIATAQPVASAALVRQYRLDVSSATVRSELAALEEMGLLTHPHTSAGRVPTDLGYRYFIESLMPRPSLHPEEQLTVSHQFQQALSNTSEWLRLAASTLARLTTEAAIVTPPASGRATLRHVEVVPISERRALVVVVFEGGTVAQQLIELRVATTPEHLRSLSSRLTEALLSRDAAGVRGATRSETGVDSEVAGAIARALDDHDAARTHDVYTDGIQNILAQPEFAAGGRMQDMLRLLEDRTRLIDLLPPTLGDDEVHVAIGSEHRLEPLRGCSLVFGRYGAGTEYLGYVGVVGPTRMDYARTIGAVRYVGSLMSDLVRVMEGH
- a CDS encoding response regulator transcription factor; translated protein: MARKRPLVLVVEDDPALGDVIVTALRDDGLDSKLASDGDEAMRLVDSLEPSCMVLDLMMPRRDGFSVLRELRSDGRLVKMPVVVVTAMFGLSERNYATELGAADYVTKPFELDDLVGRVRALISPTPV
- a CDS encoding cupredoxin domain-containing protein, whose translation is MALALAAFAASACATAQAATPTQVGVRIHYSHFAPDRIEVPAGVPITFTIVNDDPIDHEWLIGDAAFHDRHRTGTEPVHGDRPDEVSLPPMSTKLTTLTFAPGTYTYICHFPGHEAYGMVGALVARG
- the mscL gene encoding large conductance mechanosensitive channel protein MscL, with product MGSEFKDFLLKANVLALALAFIIGVALAAVVNSLVKDIIMPPVGLLLGGVDFNNLFVDLSGKHPASLKAAQDAGLATLNYGVFINTVITFIIVAFVVFVIARTFVPKGAPTKICQFCGEEILASATRCRYCTSQLTAGART
- the hemW gene encoding radical SAM family heme chaperone HemW, with the translated sequence MNGMSVRDERGAGDAPRAPAREGSPSRRDGVSRVERVSARRPPKALGVYVHIPFCASRCPYCDFATAPARTALRSRYLDAVDAEIRREGQRLEKPRVTTLFFGGGTPSLLEPREIARLGAALGDAFDLRPVEATVEANPATLDRARLEAWAGLGITRLSLGAQSFSPAGLRALGRTHQPEDIAPAVAAARSVGLDVNLDLIFGWPGQTAAGWREDLEIATALGPDHLSCYPLELALEPEEAVANWPGAGWRSVERWRRRSAAAQPDEDGIATLYELAEAFLARSGYRHYEIANWARPGKRCRHNLGYWRNGDWLGVGAGAHSHVAGVRSRNVGVLTAYIGAIDRGDERIVDAAADAAVDGAMLALRLDEGLDLVRYGSRFGPDAVLHVRSALRSLDGTRLVRWSGERVRLTARGRLLANEVFVRLLPDDVNSLAPV
- a CDS encoding DUF2330 domain-containing protein, whose translation is MRRFIAGAAALVAAFVVSTQPAAACAGLIGPNGAVNLLRTTTFAGYHDGIEHYVTAFKFQGGSGQFGSLVPLPGVPTSVEKGGDWTLQRLIRETELAKRSLFAPTALASAGAREDAQVLMQVKIDALDISVLKGGGEAVGRWATEHGFRLPADAPEVLDFYAARSPIFLAAVFDADAAKAKGQNIGDGTPVHITIPTANPWVPLRILGTGKNANDRITADVYLLTDRKPVLLPAPIGNGMQLEHSATASASLLDDLRSDKGMDWVPEMGWLTKLAINASASQLTYDLAVSANGTVASRVAAGLEAPANPTTPASNNSSSQPVALMGIAILGLGALLLVGRFAPRSVKP
- the dnaK gene encoding molecular chaperone DnaK — translated: MPKVIGIDLGTTNSAVAYMEGGEPTIIPNAEGGRITPSVVAFTKSGERLVGQVAKRQAITNPENTIYSIKRFMGRRFTDPEVQRSLKQVPYKVGQASNGGVEVVLADSRKLTPPEVSAMILGKLKTDAEAFLGDKVTQAVITVPAYFDDSQRQATKDAGQIAGLEVLRIINEPTAAALAYGLDKKKDELVAVYDLGGGTFDISILQLGEGVFEVKATNGDTHLGGDDFDARIIDWLIEEFKKDQGIDLKNDRMALQRLKESAEKAKIELSSTQQTEINLPFITADQAGPKHLVITLTRSKLEQLIGDLVEKTVSPVKKAIADAGVSADKIDEVVLVGGMTRMPLVVETVKKLFGKEPNKSVNPDEVVAIGAAIQAGVLKGEVKDILLLDVTPLSLGIETLGGVATKLIERNSTIPTSKSQIFTTASDGQTQVEIHVVQGERELAADNKSLARFILDGIPPAPRGVPQIEVTFDIDANGILNVKAKDKASGKEQHVTITASSGLSKDEVEKLVKDAQAHAEEDRRNVERIQTRNEADTFAYQIEKTLRDLGDKAPAEIKKDVEEKIAALRETLKGDDTQRIKTAMEELRVASMKIGEAMNQQQPPSNDGQPQQPEGEPAGATAGDKKDGDTIEGEFKEQS
- a CDS encoding nucleotide exchange factor GrpE, with amino-acid sequence MDDKARKAEELLEERLRTRTNGPTHGAVADVEPEPPTTQSKVEELTSDLQRMTADFANYRKRNESERNEFAKFAKADLIAKLLDVLDGYDRALGTVPEDLKGQPWVEGMWLVERKLRTVLEAEGLDVIDSLGKPFDPYLHQAVAYVESDKPEGTVIEEHQKAYRLHDRVIRPALVTVAKKKE